Within the Synergistaceae bacterium genome, the region CCACCCTGCTACTTCGTAGCAGAGTAGAATAGGGAGACTCCTTAATTATTCGGCCTTGTCAATATTCTCTAGTATCCTTCTGACCTTCCCCCCGACACTGTCAAGCGAATATGCCAATCTCAAACAAGTCAGCATTAATATATCTTCCTGCTTTGCACCCTTTATGATTTCTCCGCAAGCGTCATTAATTAAATTCTTTATCCGGTCAAGTTCGTCATTTTCCAAAGGAGTATTTATTGTATATGTGCCCTTGCCTATTGTTAAGAATACATCTCGTGAAGTTCTCATGTTTATATCTCTCTATCTAGTTAATAAAATATGTTCGAGCCGCGAAATCTTACCCAAATAAATATTTCTGTTGATTATATTATCAAGACAAGCCCGCACGAATTCTTTATCACGTTCGATTGAGCCGTCAGATCTCCGCGCCAGTTCTTTACGCAGTGAGTCCCTCTCTCGTAAAAGCTGCTTCACTCGTCCATTAAGCGAGTCCGCAAAGTATTCTATTTCTGTCAGTCCTATTGACATAAAAAAATCACCCTCCCTGAATAATTTATTTATTTATTTTATCAGAGAAGGCAATTTATTATTTAGCGAATTATATAACCCTTTTGCTTTAAACTTTCACGGACTCTATTATGTATGCTTTCTACTTCTTCATCTTTGAGAGTCCTAGTATGAGATCTATAACTCAAAGAATAAGCCAGACTCCTGAATCCTTCAGGAATATTTGAGCCGTCATAAATATCAAATAAACGTAATTTCTCAAGCGTTATATCTTGATTAGCAAGTTCATTAACTGAGTCGCGTATATCTTTCATGACACTGTCATTGCTTCTGTCAATTGCAACTAACAACGAAATATCGCGGAATGACGCGGGGAATTGACTCGACGGCTTGAATTCGGGTTTGTTTGATTTAAGCAGCAAAGTTAAATCTATCTCGAAAACATAGACTCCTGAAATATTTAAATCCTGTTCGATTGCGGGCTTGAGTCTTCCTACAAAGCCTATTTTTGAATTATTCACGAAAATATCGGCCGTTTGTCCTGAATGCATGAAAGGTTCATGACCAGTCTTGAAAGTTGCATGAAATCCGCGCGACCTGATTAATGACTCAATGTCTGACTTAATATTATAGAAGTCTTCAGTGCGATTATTAAATGCTGCTCGTGTATCAGTGCCGTTAAATAAAATCGCTGCAACGTGTTCGGGCTCGGTGTGTTCACGTTCGGGGTCAATTAAGAAGACTCTGCCCTGCTCAAAAATTTTAACGGGATCGCGCCACCCTGAGACAATGCTATTTCTTAAGCCCATTAATAAACCGGGTAATAAAGTCGTTCTCATGGCCATTTGATCGCGGCTGATGGGGTTAGCGATTTTCAGAGTCTTAGCTCGTAAATCATTGCTTGCGAGTCGTAATTTTTCCGGGAAGTCTTCAGGCAGAAAACTATATGTCAATACTTCAGTGTAGCCCCTCGACATTAAAGAATTCCGAACGAATCCCGCCAGCCTCATATAATCGCCTATATCAGCGCGTTTAGGCATTTCACCGGGCAATTTATTTGGAGCGTCATTATATCCCCTGAATCGTCCTATTTCTTCTATTAAGTCCTCTTCTATAGTAATATCCGGCCGCCATGATGGAGGCAAAAACTTCCCTTCGCCCGTGTGTCTTATTCCGAATCCGTCAAGAATCTTTGCAGCCTCGTTCATATTGTCCCATGATAAATAAGTAGATAATTTTTCGCGGGTTAATTTAATAGTCTTAGGCTCATTAATAACATTTTCAGCGTATAGAGGCCTGTAATTTGCATCAGCTCCGCACCAGTCACGCATTAAAGTTGACGCGGCATTTAAGGCAATTTTACTCAAAGCGGGGTCAACAGTCCGCGAAAATCTGAAGGCAGCTTCTGAATTTATGCCCAGTCTTCTGGACGTATGACCGACTCGAATCGGTGAAAAACTTGCGCTCTCTATAACTATTGTGCTTGTGTCAGGATTTATGCCTGTTTGTTCACCGCCCATTACTCCGGCAAGTGCTATAGCTTCCCCGCCTGAAGTTATTAACATGTCGCGTTCAGTCAATAATCTTTCTTTACCGTCAAGAGTCATCATTTTTTCGCCGTCATGAGCTGCTCTTACTGTGATTTCGCGGGCCGGCAATGTATTCAAGTCAAACGCGTGAAGAGGCTGCCCAAGCATGAGCATAATATAATTTGTAACGTCAACGGCATTATTAATCGGTCTCATTCCTAAGTGAGCTAGATCTATTTTTGCAGTGAGAGGCGAGTCTTTAATTTTTGCACCTGTAACAAGTCCGAGTCTATATCCGTAGCAGCCCCTATCAGGCAGTGAAATATTACCGAAATTTTCCGGCCACTCGTATTCTTGTTTTAACGGCCTCATCCATTCCGGAGTCTTTAATAATGATTTAGGATACAAGCCTTTAATCTCTCTTGACATGCCCAAATGACTCAATAAATCGCCGCGGTTCGGAGTAATTGACACGTCAAGAATTACATCACCGACATGATATAAATTTTCGCATTTGTCGCCGGGTCTAGCGTCTTTAGGGAGAATCAGCAGGCCTGAAGGATCATCAACATCGTGAAGCCCTAACTCTTCAGCACTTAACATCATGCCGAAACTTTGAACGCCCGCAAAATCTCTCGTTCCCATTTCTGTACCGTCCGGCAAAATCGAACCCGCGCCCGCATAAAATACTAAATCGCCCTGTTTCATGTTCGCAGCACTAGTTACACAAACATGTTCGCCCGTGCCTGTGTTCAAGTGAGCGACAAAATATTTTGATTCTGTAGGGTGCTTATCGAGTGAGTCAATTTGAGCTGCAACTATACCGCGCATTTGCCCGGCAGTGTAAGTAATGCTCTCAATTTCCGAGCCTGAAAAAGTTAATCTCTCTGCTAACTGTTCAGGAGTCAGGCCAAGAGGCTCAATGTCTATAAAATTTTTTAAGAGTTCCCATGAAATTAACATTTTTGCCCGCCTCCTATTTTAGCGTCAAATCCTGACAAGAAATATGCTATATTGCCGTCAAATAATAGTCTCAAGTCGCCGATCCCGTATTTAAGCATTGCCATGCGGTCGAGTCCGATTCCAAAAGCAAAGCCGTTATACTCGTCGGGATTAATTTTGCCTGCTCGAATTACATTCGGATGTACCATTCCCATGCCTGCGACTTCAAGCCAGCCGGTGCCGTGACAGACTCGGCAGTGTGAATCATTCCCGGAACATTCTACGCACTCTATATCTAGTTCCATAGAAGGCTCTGTAAATGGGAAGTAGCTGGCTCTGAATCTTGATTTAAGACTTTTGCCGAAAAATGCATTTAACATTTCTGTCATAGTACCCTTCATGACGCTGAATGAAACATTTTTATCGACTAATAGGCCCTCCAGTTGATTAAACATTGGCGAGTGAGTAACGTCATTATCCCGCCTGTAAACTTTACCGGGACAAATTATTCTTAATGGCGCGCCGTATTCCAACATTGAACGGACTTGAACGGGCGATGTATGAGTCCTTAACAGAGTCCCGTCCGCAAAATAAAAAGTGTCCTGCATATCCC harbors:
- a CDS encoding phenylalanine--tRNA ligase subunit beta, which translates into the protein MLISWELLKNFIDIEPLGLTPEQLAERLTFSGSEIESITYTAGQMRGIVAAQIDSLDKHPTESKYFVAHLNTGTGEHVCVTSAANMKQGDLVFYAGAGSILPDGTEMGTRDFAGVQSFGMMLSAEELGLHDVDDPSGLLILPKDARPGDKCENLYHVGDVILDVSITPNRGDLLSHLGMSREIKGLYPKSLLKTPEWMRPLKQEYEWPENFGNISLPDRGCYGYRLGLVTGAKIKDSPLTAKIDLAHLGMRPINNAVDVTNYIMLMLGQPLHAFDLNTLPAREITVRAAHDGEKMMTLDGKERLLTERDMLITSGGEAIALAGVMGGEQTGINPDTSTIVIESASFSPIRVGHTSRRLGINSEAAFRFSRTVDPALSKIALNAASTLMRDWCGADANYRPLYAENVINEPKTIKLTREKLSTYLSWDNMNEAAKILDGFGIRHTGEGKFLPPSWRPDITIEEDLIEEIGRFRGYNDAPNKLPGEMPKRADIGDYMRLAGFVRNSLMSRGYTEVLTYSFLPEDFPEKLRLASNDLRAKTLKIANPISRDQMAMRTTLLPGLLMGLRNSIVSGWRDPVKIFEQGRVFLIDPEREHTEPEHVAAILFNGTDTRAAFNNRTEDFYNIKSDIESLIRSRGFHATFKTGHEPFMHSGQTADIFVNNSKIGFVGRLKPAIEQDLNISGVYVFEIDLTLLLKSNKPEFKPSSQFPASFRDISLLVAIDRSNDSVMKDIRDSVNELANQDITLEKLRLFDIYDGSNIPEGFRSLAYSLSYRSHTRTLKDEEVESIHNRVRESLKQKGYIIR
- the pheS gene encoding phenylalanine--tRNA ligase subunit alpha, giving the protein MQDLLNIKAVRDSFIESLNNAKTLQELDEIRVKFTGKKGDLTLLLRSLGKLPPDERKETGQELNKLRDEIENSLTQAGKKIRDSENEKQENNERIDVTLPERGRLSGAFHPVLQTMHEIADIMQGLGYSVATGPEKEEDFYNFECLNVPSWHPARDMQDTFYFADGTLLRTHTSPVQVRSMLEYGAPLRIICPGKVYRRDNDVTHSPMFNQLEGLLVDKNVSFSVMKGTMTEMLNAFFGKSLKSRFRASYFPFTEPSMELDIECVECSGNDSHCRVCHGTGWLEVAGMGMVHPNVIRAGKINPDEYNGFAFGIGLDRMAMLKYGIGDLRLLFDGNIAYFLSGFDAKIGGGQKC